CATCGGAGCTTTTGAAATCTTGTGAGCTTGTTTCTGTAGTAATTTTATAGAGTTTTGATTGGATTTCATCAATCACATCAGCTACAGGAAGATCCTGCTCAACTGTAACTTTTTTTATGTCAGTAGTGAGATGTACAAGCTCTCGCTTTAAAGCTTTCTCTTTGATCTCTTTTACATAAGAGGCGGTGTTTGAGAGGGGATTTGCAGCTAAAATATCTAAAAATGCAGCTTCATCAAAGCTCTTTTGTAGCTCCAACTTCTCTTTGAGAAACTCTTCATCAATGGGTTGATCCTCATTTGCTAGAGCTAACATCGCTTCAAAGAGCTTTTGATGAAAAGGGTGATAAAAATCTTTCGGCTGTAATACTGATGCTACCTCTTCAAAGATTTTTGGATCAAAGAGAATAGAGCTTAATACCGCTCGCTCTATGTTGAGATTATACAGATGTGCTTCCAATGCTACCTCTTTTTTATTTCATTATACTTCAAAAAAGTTAAATTCTCATTACTCTTTTGCTGCTTTTTCTACTTCCTGAATAAACCTCTCAACCAGTTTTTCTTCAGGAAGTTTTGCCACAACCTCTCCCTTCACCATAATAAGGCCACTGCCTTTTCCATAGGCTATTGCAACGTCTGCATGCTTAGCCTCTCCAATAGCATTAACCACACACCCCATTACTGATACATTAAGTGGCTTTTTGATATGTTTAATGCGTTTCTCTACTTCTGCAACTGCTTTAACAAGATTTGCTTCAATGCGGCCACAAGTAGGACAACTAATAATATTTACACCCTCTTTTGATCTTCCAGCATCTTTTATAATAGCTCGACCAACCTCTATCTCTTTTTCTAATTCCCCTGTAATAGATACCCGTATAGTATCACCTATACCATCAAGAAGTAAGGCTCCTATCCCAATAGCTGATTTAATGGTCGCATGAAAGACTGTTCCAGCCTCTGTAACACCAAGATGAAAAGGGTATGGCACAAGTGGGCGCAGTTTTCTATATGCTTCGACTGTGCGCTCTACATCACTCGCTTTCATACTTACTTTAATATCTGTAAAATCGAGATCTTCTAGTAACTTTATGTGATAGAGAGCACTTTGCACCATAGCCTCACTTGTAGCACCATACTTTGCTTCTATCTCTTTTTCAAGGCTTCCTGCATTAACTCCTATGCGTATAGGAATATTTCTCTCTTTGCAGGCTTTCACAACCTCTTTAATGCGCTCTTTACTTCCTATATTGCCGGGATTAATACGAATGCAATCTACAACTTCTGCTGCAATGAGAGCAAGGCGGTAGTTAAAATGGATATCTGCAACAAGAGGTAAGGAGATTTGTCGCTTAATCTCTTTGAGGGCTCTTGCATCCTCTTCTTCTGGAACCGCTACACGAACAATATCAGCCCCTGCAAAGTGTAGTCTTTTTATCTGCTCTACTGTTGCTTCTACATCAGCTGTGCGACTAAAGGTCATTGATTGCACAGAAATCGGAGCATCTCCTCCAATTGCTACATCACCAACGTAAATCTTTTTTGTAGGATAGCGCTGCATCTTTTCCTCATTCTTTTTTTGGCAATTATACAGAGCTTGAGGATTTTGTGCAAGTTTTTGGGGATATAGTGGCGCGCCCGCCAGGATTCGAACCTGGGGCCTTCAGAACCGCAATCTGATGCTCTATCCAGCTGAGCTACGGGCGCAAATTTTGTGGAATTATATCATATAATAAAAAAAATGCAAATGGAGAAGAGTATGTTTTATGACAGAAAAGATGCCGGTAGAAAGTTAGCTCTTACACTCGAAAAATATAAAAACAGAAACGATGTGATTGTCTTGGCAATTCCAAGAGGTGGCGTAGAAGTGGGAGCCGAAGTTGCAAAGTATCTTCATAGTGATTTTGATCTTGTAATGTGCAGAAAGCTGCAATATCCTTATACCACTGAAAGTGGCTATGGAGCTCTTTGTGAAGATGGGACAGTCTATATTAACGAATATGCTCTTGATGGCGTGACAGAGGAGGATATAGAAAGAGAAATTGCGCGTCAAGCAAGAGAGATTCAGCACCGCATCACAGTTTTGCGCGGTGGGAGAAAACTCAAAAATATAAAAGATAAAATTGTAATTTTGGTTGATGATGGTATCGCTATGGGATCGACTATGATCGCTGCACTATCTATGCTCAAAAAACTCTCACCGAAAAAAATAGTCGTAGCTGTATCTACAGCCTCTCCCCAAATTGTATCGTATTTGCAAGAAATTGCAGATGAAGTAATTGCTCTTTACACTCCATCACCATTTTATGCCGTTGCAGATGCATATCGCAACTGGTACGATGTAAGTGATGAAGAGGTGCTTGCAATTTTACAAGATTTAGAAAATTTCATCCAAAATGATAAAAAGTAAAAAGATGATACCTAAATAGCCATTGACGGTAAAAAAAGCTCTATCTATTTTTGTAAAATCTTTATCTACAATTTTATGTTCATAAGTGAGCATAATTGTAGCTACTGCTACTGCACTGTATGCAAAAAAGCCAAGGTGAGCTTCTATAACAAAAAATAGCCAAAAGAGAATTGTAAGGGCATGAAAAATTTTTGCAATAAAGAGTGTACATGCAGCTCCATAGCGTGATGGGATAGAAAAGAGTCCCTTTTGCTTGTCAAACTCCATATCTTGTAAGGAGTAGAGAAGATCAAATCCAGCAACCCAAAACATAATACCAAGTGATAAAAATATACTCCACATTGTGATAGTACCTTTGACAGCTATAACACCCGCAATCGGCGCAAGAGCCAAAGCTACTCCTAAAACGAGATGAGCCAATTCGCTAAAAC
The Nitratiruptor tergarcus DSM 16512 genome window above contains:
- the ispG gene encoding flavodoxin-dependent (E)-4-hydroxy-3-methylbut-2-enyl-diphosphate synthase; translated protein: MYNCQKKNEEKMQRYPTKKIYVGDVAIGGDAPISVQSMTFSRTADVEATVEQIKRLHFAGADIVRVAVPEEEDARALKEIKRQISLPLVADIHFNYRLALIAAEVVDCIRINPGNIGSKERIKEVVKACKERNIPIRIGVNAGSLEKEIEAKYGATSEAMVQSALYHIKLLEDLDFTDIKVSMKASDVERTVEAYRKLRPLVPYPFHLGVTEAGTVFHATIKSAIGIGALLLDGIGDTIRVSITGELEKEIEVGRAIIKDAGRSKEGVNIISCPTCGRIEANLVKAVAEVEKRIKHIKKPLNVSVMGCVVNAIGEAKHADVAIAYGKGSGLIMVKGEVVAKLPEEKLVERFIQEVEKAAKE
- a CDS encoding phosphoribosyltransferase; protein product: MFYDRKDAGRKLALTLEKYKNRNDVIVLAIPRGGVEVGAEVAKYLHSDFDLVMCRKLQYPYTTESGYGALCEDGTVYINEYALDGVTEEDIEREIARQAREIQHRITVLRGGRKLKNIKDKIVILVDDGIAMGSTMIAALSMLKKLSPKKIVVAVSTASPQIVSYLQEIADEVIALYTPSPFYAVADAYRNWYDVSDEEVLAILQDLENFIQNDKK
- the mqnP gene encoding menaquinone biosynthesis prenyltransferase MqnP; amino-acid sequence: MNKLRKILSDFNEFVMFKHTIFSLPFIFIAMIVAADGWFGWRLFFLGLLAAIFARNFAMGVNRYLDRDIDRLNPRTANRPSVDGRIPEKVQIFFIIVNAIGFIVTASFINTLAFILSPLFLLILGGYSYFKRFSELAHLVLGVALALAPIAGVIAVKGTITMWSIFLSLGIMFWVAGFDLLYSLQDMEFDKQKGLFSIPSRYGAACTLFIAKIFHALTILFWLFFVIEAHLGFFAYSAVAVATIMLTYEHKIVDKDFTKIDRAFFTVNGYLGIIFLLFIILDEIF